The Molothrus ater isolate BHLD 08-10-18 breed brown headed cowbird chromosome 1, BPBGC_Mater_1.1, whole genome shotgun sequence genome includes a window with the following:
- the TMEM74 gene encoding transmembrane protein 74 translates to MACMELLYLAEESREVPLGTTTGWSLPPHPYEQQQCEGGEVDPRAAAAVAALHCERHCKPLQRGPVAEPPLASQPSSLGTSPQEHPAPSSTSQPCHPAESLPREEDGGKKKACCCAQELETSFTYVDENVNLEHARSPPTPTGGQDAPLQQHSCRELPPEWAHDSPSLVSEEDDAASEAAAGKSVDYGFISAILFLVSGILLVIISYVVPRDVTVDPNTVAAREMERLENESARIGAHLDRCVIAGLCLLTLGGVVLSSLLMMSMWKGELYRRSRFASSKESAKLYGSFNFRMKSGANDNMLELSLVEEDVLAIDN, encoded by the coding sequence ATGGCTTGCATGGAGCTTCTCTACCTGGCCgaggagagcagagaggtgCCCCTGGGCACCACTACTGGCTGGAGCCTGCCCCCCCATCCCTacgagcagcagcagtgtgaggGGGGTGAGGTggaccccagagcagctgctgccgtGGCAGCCCTGCACTGTGAACGGCACTGCAAGCCCTTGCAGAGGGGCCCTGTGGCTGAGCCCCCCCTGgcatcccagccctcctcccTGGGCACCTCGCCCCAGGAGCACCCTGCCCCCTCCAGCAcgtcccagccctgccacccagCCGAGAGCTTGCCCAGGGAAGAGGatggagggaagaagaaagcctgctgctgtgcccaggaacTCGAGACATCCTTCACTTATGTGGATGAAAATGTAAATCTGGAGCATGCAAGAAGTCCCCCCACTCCTACAGGTGGCCAGGAtgcccctctgcagcagcattcctgcagggagctgccaccTGAATGGGCACACGATTCTCCTTCCTTGGTCTCTGAGGAGGACGATGCTGCCTcggaggcagcagctgggaaatccGTTGACTATGGATTCATTAGTGCCATTTTGTTCCTGGTTAGTGGCATTTTGCTGGTGATAATTTCCTACGTGGTACCCAGAGATGTGACTGTGGATCCCAACACTGTGGCTGCCCGAGagatggagaggctggagaacGAGAGCGCAAGGATCGGTGCTCACTTGGACCGCTGTGTTATCGCTGGGCTGTGTCTCTTAACCCTGGGGGGCGTGGtgctctccagcctgctgaTGATGTCCATGTGGAAAGGGGAGCTGTACCGGAGGAGCAGGTTTGCATCCTCCAAGGAGTCTGCAAAGCTGTATGGATCTTTCAATTTTAGAATGAAGTCTGGAGCAAATGATAATATGCTCGAGCTGTCGTTAGTTGAGGAAGATGTGCTTGCCATAGATAATTAG